One genomic region from Salvia hispanica cultivar TCC Black 2014 chromosome 2, UniMelb_Shisp_WGS_1.0, whole genome shotgun sequence encodes:
- the LOC125206577 gene encoding uncharacterized protein LOC125206577 gives MHCDPPLNPYQHMVHDAWGQSGAHEHWQYVLPTYMPEPPFNESQQFYNLLEASKSDLWDGCDYSELSTNARIMTMKSEHRMSQRAVDELCQFMEERLPKPNRMPNSFYKCKKQMQTLDMPHLKIHCCKKGCMIYWREDENRTECKVCGQARFKDNGRSPFKKMYYFPLGPRLRRLYASEVTAQSMRWHAEHAQTPGEMRHPADSIAWKTFDKSHPLFASESRNVRLALSTDGFQPFGQSGSQYSLWPVILTPYNLPPWMCMKDPYMFLTVIVPGPKSPKQKIDVFLQPLIAELNDLWAEGIPAYDISRKQNFQLRAALMWTISDFPAYSMLSGWSTSGHRACPYCMEDSQAFSLKHGRKTTWFDCHRRFLNRNHRFRRDKKNFIKNRTEHSGPPSILNGEQILDNLEQFEYKRVFDEGAETANSELSKIFGWNKRSIFWDLPYWKTNVIRHNLDVMHIEKNVFDNIFNTIMNVEGKTKDNANARRDLEELGIRPELWPCDGKYHKANFTLDKESMKLLLKWLNILKFPDGYVSNLSRCIDMKKHKLYGMKSHDCHVFMQRLLPIGLRELLPHDVWEPLTELSNFFRDLTATVYCLLTIFYRMIL, from the coding sequence ATGCATTGTGATCCACCATTGAATCCGTACCAGCACATGGTGCATGATGCGTGGGGACAATCAGGTGCTCACGAGCATTGGCAGTATGTTCTGCCTACATACATGCCAGAGCCCCCATTCAATGAGTCGCAGCAGTTCTATAATTTGTTAGAAGCGTCTAAGTCTGATTTGTGGGATGGGTGTGATTATTCTGAGCTGTCAACAAATGCTCGAATAATGACTATGAAATCTGAACATCGAATGTCTCAGCGAGCTGTTGACGAATTGTGTCAGTTTATGGAGGAGCGTTTGCCAAAGCCAAATCGTATGCCTAACAGTTTCTACAAGTGCAAGAAACAAATGCAGACTTTAGATATGCCCCATCTGAAGATACATTGTTGCAAGAAAGGATGCATGATCTATTGGAGAGAAGACGAGAATAGGACCGAATGCAAAGTTTGTGGTCAGGCTAGATTCAAGGATAATGGTAGGAGTCCATTCAAGAAGATGTATTATTTTCCTCTGGGCCCAAGATTAAGACGATTATATGCGTCTGAAGTTACAGCTCAATCCATGCGATGGCACGCAGAGCACGCCCAGACTCCAGGAGAGATGCGCCATCCAGCTGATTCTATAGCCTGGAAAACTTTCGACAAGTCACATCCCTTATTTGCTTCTGAATCAAGAAATGTCAGGTTGGCACTTAGCACAGATGGATTTCAGCCATTCGGCCAAAGTGGTTCACAATACTCATTATGGCCGGTAATTTTAACTCCATACAATTTGCCGCCGTGGATGTGCATGAAAGATCCATACATGTTTCTCACTGTGATCGTGCCAGGTCCGAAGAGTccaaaacagaaaattgatGTATTTCTACAACCCTTGATTGCAGAGCTCAACGATTTATGGGCTGAAGGAATTCCAGCATACGATATATCTAGAAAACAAAACTTCCAGTTGCGTGCAGCACTGATGTGGACTATCAGCGACTTCCCCGCATATTCAATGTTATCAGGATGGAGTACATCTGGGCACCGTGCATGTCCGTATTGTATGGAGGACTCACAAGCTTTTTCCTTGAAGCATGGACGGAAAACTACTTGGTTTGATTGTCACAGGAGGTTTCTCAATAGAAATCACCGGTTCCGCagagataaaaagaatttcataaaGAACAGAACCGAACATTCCGGTCCTCCTTCGATCTTAAACGGAGAACAGATACTTGATAACTTGGAACAATTTGAGTACAAGAGAGTGTTTGATGAAGGTGCAGAAACAGCAAACTCCGAGTTGAGCAAGATTTTTGGATGGAATAAACGAAGCATATTTTGGGATCTTCCGTATTGGAAGACAAATGTGATTCGTCACAATCTGGATGTCATGCacatagaaaaaaatgtttttgacAATATCTTTAATACCATCATGAATGTGGAAGGCAAGACAAAAGATAATGCTAATGCAAGAAGAGATTTGGAAGAACTTGGTATACGGCCTGAACTTTGGCCATGTGATGGGAAATATCACAAGGCTAATTTCACACTTGATAAAGAAAGTATGAAATTATTGCTCAAGTGGCTCAACATTTTGAAATTCCCAGATGGTTATGTTTCTAACTTGTCAAGATGCATTGATATGAAGAAACATAAGTTGTACGGTATGAAAAGCCACGACTGTCATGTGTTTATGCAACGATTGCTACCAATTGGACTTCGTGAGTTACTTCCACACGATGTATGGGAGCCTCTGACAGAGTTGAGCAATTTCTTTAGAGATCTTACTGCTACAGTGTATTGCCTCCTTACAATATTCTATAGAATGATACTCTGA
- the LOC125206578 gene encoding uncharacterized protein LOC125206578: MRGGFTRQGRRLALLDDDEENAHEGEIHVEEEEVEENDTVSGNGTVKDHPTHDQEGRIFIHLRNDGLLHPSRAVANILNDIFQNIVHPTAFSQATLDDSCIESYWQEFKVHANIENYNQDLAKGAFRTRCKRKYGNHIYRLKNRKRKPAYFMDALWEDYTKAWKMAASIKVSERCSKNRKQGYEKAPGTHYNGSVSFAITVEKMIKENNGKMPKLKNRKRKPAYFTDALWEDYTKAWNTAASIKVSERCSKNRKQGYEKAPGTHCNGSVSFDVTVEKMIKENNGKMPKFVEFYIRVHTRRGKDSPGELCSQRAIEKMEQVKARADELRAAGEVDPDFDRIYLDLFVKNMKRKQIPGAGQATSIYFADASSSSTGGSGVSTEELQAMREQITIEMRAEQEQRYAELEMQNAALKAELDSQSAERDAALARQKMELRAEFEKENERMLELLLDLTKKVNRISKN; this comes from the exons ATGCGAGGAGGATTTACAAGACAAGGACGCAGGTTGGCTCTTCtcgatgatgatgaagaaaatgCTCATGAGGGAGAAATTCATGTCGAAGAGGAAGAAGTGGAGGAAAATGATACAGTGAGCGGAAATGGTACAGTTAAGGACCATCCTACACATGATCAAGAAGGTCGTATATTCATTCATCTCAGGAATGATGGATT ATTGCACCCTTCCAGAGCTGTGGCGAACATATTGaatgatattttccaaaatatagTGCACCCAACCGCATTCTCACAAGCAACTCTTGATGATTCATGCATTGAATCCTATTGGCAAGAATTTAAG GTCCATGCCAATATTGAGAACTATAATCAAGATCTTGCCAAAGGTGCTTTTCGTACAAGATGCAAGCGTAAGTATGGCAATCATATCTACAGACtgaaaaataggaaaagaaagCCTGCTTACTTCATGGATGCATTGTGGGAAGACTACACTAAAGCGTGGAAGATGGCTGCATCTATCAAGGTTTCCGAGAGATGCTCGAAGAACCGTAAACAAGGATATGAGAAAGCTCCCGGCACACATTATAACGGATCTGTTTCATTTGCCATTACAGTGGAAAAGATG ATTAAAGAGAATAATGGGAAGATGCCTAA ACtgaaaaataggaaaagaaagCCTGCTTACTTCACGGATGCATTGTGGGAAGACTACACTAAAGCATGGAATACGGCTGCGTCTATCAAGGTTTCCGAGAGATGCTCGAAGAATCGTAAACAAGGATATGAGAAAGCCCCCGGCACACATTGTAACGGATCTGTTTCATTTGACGTTACAGTGGAAAAGATG ATTAAAGAGAATAATGGGAAGATGCCTAAGTTTGTAGAATTTTATATAAGGGTTCACACGCGAAGAGGCAAAGATTCACCGGGGGAGTTGTGTTCGCAGCGCGCCATAGAAAAAATG GAGCAAGTTAAGGCAAGAGCCGATGAGTTGCGGGCTGCTGGGGAAGTAGATCCAGATTTTGATCGCATTTACCTTGACCTTTTTGTGAAGAATATGAAGAGAAAACAAATTCCCGGAGCTGGACAGGCCACAAGCATTTATTTCGCTGATGCTAGCAGTTCGTCCACTGGGGGCTCAGGCGTTAGCACGGAAGAGTTACAAGCAATGCGAGAACAAATCACAATTGAGATGCGCGCGGAGCAGGAGCAGCGATATGCGGAGCTGGAGATGCAAAATGCAGCGTTGAAAGCGGAGCTGGATAGTCAAAGTGCAGAGCGTGATGCTGCTTTAGCGCGTCAAAAAATGGAGTTACGCGCTGaatttgagaaagaaaatgagaggATGTTAGAACTATTGTTGGATCTTACTAAAAAGGTTAACCGAATTAGTAAAAACTGA
- the LOC125204104 gene encoding WD repeat-containing protein 43-like, translated as MGKKEKSSKRKNRETGVGSEVLLQKSIGDKDGLDAIDDLNEPTMGEKLASLKLEGKDDVPNPENADSSLVVKPPSADSVNILVKQALHADDRALLIDCLYRQDEKVIANSLSMLNPSDVLKFLKSLVPIIQLRGAVLACALPWLRSLLLQHSSSIMSQESSLAALNTLYQIIESRVSTFNPALQLSSCLDLLYAESVYDEVEENDVIAPVIYEDEDDSDEDESDADSSMEVDTVEDGEEPILYSDISDAEEDGSD; from the exons ATGGgaaagaaggaaaaatcatCGAAAAGGAAAAACCGAGAGACCGGAGTCGGCAGTGAGGTTTTGTTGCAGAAGA GTATTGGAGATAAAGATGGATTGGATGCCATCGATGACTTGAATGAACCAACCATGGGTGAAAAACTTGCAAGCCTCAAATTGGAAGGAAAGGATGATGTCCCAAACCCTGAAAATGCAGACTCTTCTCTTGTGGTAAAGCCACCTAGTGCAGACTCGgttaatattttagttaagcAAGCACTGCATGCTGATGACCGAGCCCTTCTCATAGATTGCTTATACAGACAGGATGAGAAG GTCATTGCAAACTCACTATCGATGTTGAATCCTTCTGATGTCCTCAAGTTCTTAAAGTCTCTTGTGCCGATAATCCAATTAAG GGGTGCCGTTCTGGCCTGTGCTCTTCCATGGCTCAGAAGTTTACTTCTCCAGCATTCTAGCAGCATAATGTCCCAAGAGTCTTCCTTGGCTGCTCTAAACACTTTATATCAG ATAATAGAATCAAGAGTCTCAACCTTCAACCCTGCTCTTCAACTATCAAGTTGTTTGGACTTGCTTTATGCAGAG TCTGTTTACGATGAAGTGGAGGAGAATGATGTAATTGCACCTGTTATATATGAAGATGAGGATGATAGTGATGAGGATGAAAGTGATGCAGATTCTTCTATGGAAGTTGACACTGTGGAAGATGGTGAAGAACCTATACTCTACAGTGACATCAGTGATGCAGAAGAGGATGGAAGTGACTAA